A window of Polaromonas hydrogenivorans contains these coding sequences:
- a CDS encoding tripartite tricarboxylate transporter substrate binding protein, protein MKALDLFAANATRSAALGYWLAASLLSAPLLASAQAALPWPSKPITLVVTYPPGGGADAMARLIAPRLGEALGQNVIVENKPGAGGQIGAASVAKAVPDGHTLMLDASSFAVNPSLYRKLPYDADKAFRTIGVIALFPNVVLVNAQFPAKNVGELMAAARAKPGAVSFASSGNGSAQHLAGALFASAAKVDMVHIPYKGGGPALNDVIGGQVPLFFGNLASTLPHIQGGKLRALAVTSARRSPILPDVPTLAEAGISGAEVYEWNAVFAPAGTPEAVVSKLSAALKKALDAPDVKARIAQLGGEIQQGGPDTAQRFVREQTALWAHVVKASGISLD, encoded by the coding sequence ATGAAAGCGCTCGATTTATTCGCAGCAAACGCGACACGATCCGCCGCGCTCGGGTATTGGCTGGCGGCCAGCCTGCTGTCAGCACCCTTGCTGGCAAGCGCCCAGGCAGCCCTGCCCTGGCCCAGCAAACCCATCACGCTGGTGGTGACCTATCCGCCGGGCGGGGGCGCCGATGCCATGGCCCGGCTGATTGCGCCCAGGCTGGGCGAAGCCCTCGGCCAGAACGTGATCGTGGAAAACAAGCCGGGCGCGGGCGGGCAGATCGGCGCCGCCTCGGTGGCCAAGGCCGTGCCCGACGGGCACACCCTGATGCTCGATGCGTCGTCGTTCGCGGTGAACCCGTCGCTGTACCGCAAGCTGCCCTACGACGCGGACAAGGCGTTTCGCACCATCGGCGTGATTGCGCTGTTCCCGAACGTGGTGCTGGTCAACGCGCAGTTTCCGGCAAAAAATGTCGGCGAACTGATGGCAGCGGCCCGGGCCAAGCCGGGCGCCGTGTCTTTCGCCTCATCGGGCAACGGCTCGGCCCAGCACCTGGCGGGCGCCCTGTTTGCATCGGCCGCCAAAGTGGACATGGTGCATATCCCCTACAAAGGCGGCGGTCCGGCATTGAACGACGTCATTGGCGGTCAGGTGCCCTTGTTCTTTGGCAACCTCGCCTCGACGCTGCCGCATATCCAGGGCGGCAAGCTGCGCGCGCTCGCCGTCACCTCCGCCAGGCGCTCGCCCATCCTGCCCGACGTGCCCACGCTGGCCGAGGCTGGCATCAGCGGTGCGGAGGTGTACGAATGGAACGCCGTCTTTGCTCCGGCAGGCACGCCGGAAGCGGTAGTGAGCAAGCTGTCGGCCGCGCTGAAAAAAGCGCTGGATGCACCCGATGTCAAAGCCCGCATTGCCCAGCTTGGCGGGGAGATTCAACAGGGCGGGCCCGACACGGCCCAGCGCTTCGTGCGTGAGCAGACGGCGCTGTGGGCGCACGTGGTCAAGGCCAGCGGCATCTCGCTGGACTAA
- the tynA gene encoding primary-amine oxidase, giving the protein MALAIALGTATLWAPPAQAHGGAAEMVPLKKTLEDFGATVRWDGFANVYTLSRNSTTVRVKPGAKTALVNGQPLKLDMPLVLRHGTAYVSRDFINQVFQSGLDKTFVVERTPSPLNPLTADEIKATVDILKAAGRYQPSFRFTEITLKAPPKDQVWNFALTGQPVQAPRQAAFVILNGKKLIEGIADLATRTVSGWKEIEGAHGMVLLDDFATVQAVIEASPEYAQALAKRGITDVKKVVATPLTVGYFDGKDTLRQEERLLKVVSYLDVGDGNYWAHPIENLVAVVDIEHKKLLKIEDQGVIPVPLKPTAYDGRDRTPTAPPKPLDITEPEGKNYTITGNTLHWRNWDFHVRLDSRVGLMLSTVTYNDKGTKRKVMYEGSLGGMIVPYGDPDVGWYFKAYLDSGEYGMGTLTSPIQRGKDAPDNAVLLDATLADYTGAPASMPNAIAVFERYAGPEFKHQEMGQPNISVERRELVVRWISTVGNYDYIFDWVFAENGTIGIDAGATGIEAIKGVKSRTMQDATAAEDTRYGTLLDHNLVGTTHQHIYNFRLDLDVDGENNSLTEVDPIVAANTAGGPRTSTMQTVQRTVATEKQAAQKFDPSTIRLLSNPSKSNKVGNPISYQLIPYAGGTHPIAKGANFGKDEWIYHRLSFMDRQLWVTRYNPDERFPEGKYPNRSSTDTGLGQFTDDDQSIVNTDNVVWLTTGTTHIARAEEWPIMPTEWVHALLKPWNYFNETPTLGLNQPSK; this is encoded by the coding sequence ATGGCGCTTGCCATCGCTTTGGGCACCGCCACCCTGTGGGCACCCCCGGCGCAAGCGCACGGCGGCGCGGCCGAGATGGTGCCGCTGAAAAAAACGCTGGAGGACTTTGGCGCTACGGTGCGCTGGGACGGGTTCGCCAATGTGTACACCCTCTCGCGCAACAGCACGACGGTGCGCGTCAAGCCCGGCGCCAAAACCGCGCTGGTCAACGGCCAGCCTCTGAAACTCGACATGCCCTTGGTGCTGCGGCACGGCACTGCCTACGTCTCGCGCGACTTCATCAACCAGGTGTTCCAGTCCGGACTGGACAAAACCTTCGTGGTCGAACGCACGCCCAGCCCGCTCAATCCGCTGACCGCCGACGAAATCAAGGCGACGGTTGACATCCTCAAAGCCGCTGGCCGCTATCAGCCCAGCTTTCGCTTCACCGAGATCACGCTCAAGGCCCCGCCCAAGGACCAGGTGTGGAACTTTGCCCTCACCGGCCAGCCTGTCCAGGCCCCTCGACAGGCCGCCTTTGTGATCCTGAACGGCAAAAAGCTGATCGAAGGCATCGCCGACCTCGCAACGCGCACGGTGTCGGGGTGGAAGGAAATTGAAGGCGCGCACGGCATGGTTCTGCTCGACGACTTCGCCACTGTGCAGGCTGTCATTGAAGCCAGCCCCGAATATGCCCAGGCACTGGCCAAACGGGGCATTACCGACGTGAAAAAAGTCGTGGCGACCCCTCTGACGGTGGGCTACTTTGACGGCAAAGACACGCTGCGCCAGGAAGAGCGCCTGCTCAAGGTAGTGAGCTACCTGGACGTGGGAGACGGCAACTACTGGGCGCACCCCATCGAGAACCTGGTGGCGGTAGTGGACATTGAGCACAAAAAGCTGCTCAAGATTGAAGACCAGGGCGTCATCCCCGTGCCGCTCAAGCCCACCGCCTACGATGGCCGTGACCGCACGCCGACCGCCCCACCCAAGCCGCTGGACATCACCGAGCCCGAGGGCAAAAACTACACCATCACTGGCAACACCTTGCATTGGCGCAACTGGGACTTCCATGTGCGGCTGGATTCGCGCGTGGGGCTGATGCTCTCCACCGTCACCTACAACGACAAAGGCACCAAACGCAAGGTGATGTACGAAGGCTCGCTGGGCGGCATGATCGTGCCCTACGGCGACCCGGACGTGGGCTGGTACTTCAAGGCCTATCTGGATTCAGGCGAATATGGCATGGGCACGCTGACATCACCCATCCAGCGCGGCAAGGACGCGCCTGACAATGCCGTGCTGCTGGACGCTACCCTGGCTGACTACACAGGCGCACCCGCCAGCATGCCCAACGCCATCGCCGTGTTTGAACGCTACGCAGGGCCTGAATTCAAGCATCAGGAAATGGGCCAGCCCAACATCAGCGTCGAGCGGCGCGAACTGGTGGTGCGCTGGATCAGCACCGTGGGCAATTACGACTACATCTTTGACTGGGTTTTCGCTGAAAACGGCACCATCGGCATCGACGCGGGTGCCACCGGCATCGAGGCCATCAAAGGCGTGAAGTCGCGCACCATGCAAGACGCCACCGCCGCCGAAGACACTCGCTACGGCACCCTGCTGGACCACAACCTCGTGGGCACCACCCACCAGCACATCTACAACTTCCGGCTCGACCTGGACGTGGACGGCGAAAACAACTCGCTGACCGAAGTGGACCCTATCGTCGCCGCCAACACCGCCGGCGGTCCGCGCACCAGCACCATGCAGACGGTGCAGCGCACCGTCGCCACCGAAAAGCAGGCTGCGCAAAAGTTCGACCCGTCCACCATCCGCCTGCTCAGCAACCCAAGCAAGAGCAACAAGGTCGGTAACCCCATTTCGTATCAGCTCATCCCTTACGCCGGAGGAACCCACCCCATTGCCAAAGGGGCCAACTTTGGCAAGGACGAGTGGATATATCACCGGCTGAGCTTCATGGACCGCCAGCTCTGGGTAACCCGCTACAACCCCGACGAGCGCTTCCCCGAAGGCAAGTACCCCAACCGCTCCAGCACCGACACCGGCCTGGGCCAGTTCACTGACGATGACCAGTCCATTGTCAACACCGACAACGTAGTCTGGCTGACGACGGGCACCACACACATTGCGCGCGCTGAAGAGTGGCCGATCATGCCGACCGAATGGGTTCATGCGCTGCTCAAGCCCTGGAACTACTTCAACGAGACGCCGACGCTCGGGCTGAACCAGCCGAGCAAATAA
- a CDS encoding GntR family transcriptional regulator, with product MLIQDLTSTPLPASGDQPAPGQSRYGWLASSLRARITQGEWIPGTALPPEALLAKEHGVALGTLRQALALLVAEGLLERRHGRGTFVRAGLGGASMLRFFRFRNAGELQATPQSSILARSVALASVNEADALGLPAGASVLTLERLRSLDGRPCLLEHITLPLPVFSALAVSSTEDWDDLLYPMYQRVCGVTVHRAQDQLSFGLLSAEQAQRLQLETAHPCVQVQRAAFDLAGRCIELRTTLGDAFAFQYTAQVR from the coding sequence ATGTTGATTCAAGATTTAACTTCAACGCCACTTCCAGCCAGTGGCGATCAGCCGGCACCGGGCCAGAGCCGCTACGGCTGGCTGGCCAGCAGCCTGCGCGCCCGCATCACGCAGGGCGAATGGATTCCAGGCACCGCCTTGCCGCCCGAAGCGCTGCTGGCCAAGGAGCACGGCGTCGCCTTGGGCACGCTGCGCCAGGCCTTGGCCCTGCTGGTGGCCGAGGGCCTGCTGGAGCGCCGCCATGGGCGCGGCACCTTTGTGCGCGCCGGGCTGGGCGGCGCGTCGATGCTGCGCTTTTTTCGTTTCCGCAACGCTGGGGAATTGCAGGCAACGCCCCAGTCAAGCATCCTGGCGCGGTCAGTGGCATTGGCCAGCGTGAATGAGGCCGACGCGCTGGGCTTGCCGGCGGGCGCAAGCGTATTGACGCTGGAGCGGCTGCGCAGCCTGGACGGCCGGCCTTGCCTGCTGGAGCACATCACGCTGCCGCTGCCGGTATTTTCCGCGCTGGCAGTGTCTAGCACCGAGGACTGGGACGATCTTCTGTACCCCATGTACCAGCGCGTGTGCGGCGTCACGGTCCACCGTGCGCAAGACCAGCTCAGCTTTGGCCTGCTCAGCGCCGAACAGGCGCAGCGGCTCCAGCTGGAGACAGCGCACCCTTGCGTGCAGGTGCAGCGAGCTGCATTCGACCTGGCAGGGCGCTGCATCGAGCTGCGCACCACGCTGGGCGATGCGTTTGCCTTCCAGTACACGGCGCAAGTCCGTTAA
- a CDS encoding Bug family tripartite tricarboxylate transporter substrate binding protein encodes MNNLNLNRRHLIKAGAAAASALWLPHSHAQAAWPSKPLRLVVPFAPGGSSEIVARAVASEMAKTIGQNVFVDNKPGAAGNIAMQEVANSTDDHTLILGHIGTLAVNPYIFPKLPYDANKDFVPITLVSKVPSLYVVHPDLPVKNLKEFIAYAKSKPGQLNYGSAGNGSAGHLAFEYLKMVSEIFMVHVPYRGTGPMLTDLMGGRLQAASVGAPALLAFIKAGKLRCIATGTAQRLPQLPDVPTVAEQGFKGFEMTQWYGLMAPSKWPKANIARLEAEAIKASRSAQVKEKLAQETALAVGSTGAEFDAFIKTEQARWKAVIARAQIKPDGA; translated from the coding sequence ATGAACAACCTGAACCTGAACCGCCGCCATCTGATCAAGGCCGGCGCCGCAGCAGCCTCCGCCCTGTGGCTGCCCCACTCGCATGCCCAGGCGGCCTGGCCGAGCAAGCCGTTGCGGCTGGTCGTGCCGTTTGCACCCGGCGGAAGTTCCGAGATCGTCGCCCGCGCCGTCGCCAGCGAGATGGCCAAGACCATCGGCCAAAACGTGTTCGTGGACAACAAACCCGGCGCCGCCGGCAACATCGCGATGCAGGAAGTGGCCAACAGCACCGACGACCACACCCTGATCCTGGGGCATATCGGCACCCTGGCCGTGAACCCCTACATCTTCCCCAAGCTGCCTTACGACGCCAACAAGGACTTCGTGCCGATCACGCTGGTCTCCAAGGTGCCCAGCCTGTATGTGGTGCATCCCGACCTTCCTGTCAAGAATTTGAAAGAGTTCATCGCCTACGCCAAAAGCAAGCCCGGCCAGCTGAACTACGGCTCGGCCGGCAACGGCAGCGCCGGGCACCTGGCCTTCGAGTACCTGAAGATGGTGAGCGAAATCTTCATGGTGCATGTGCCGTACCGGGGAACCGGCCCGATGCTGACCGACCTGATGGGCGGACGGCTGCAGGCCGCCTCGGTGGGCGCGCCGGCCCTGCTGGCCTTCATCAAGGCCGGCAAGCTGCGCTGCATCGCCACCGGCACCGCGCAGCGACTGCCTCAACTCCCCGACGTTCCCACGGTCGCCGAGCAAGGCTTCAAGGGCTTCGAGATGACGCAGTGGTATGGACTGATGGCGCCGAGCAAGTGGCCCAAGGCCAATATCGCCAGGTTAGAGGCCGAGGCGATCAAGGCCTCGCGCAGCGCTCAGGTCAAGGAAAAACTGGCGCAGGAAACCGCGCTGGCCGTCGGCAGCACCGGGGCCGAGTTCGATGCCTTCATCAAGACCGAACAGGCGCGCTGGAAGGCCGTCATCGCCCGCGCCCAGATCAAGCCGGACGGCGCGTAA
- a CDS encoding M20 family metallopeptidase, which yields MNAPLHREIPAGILNAAQTLSQVTTQWDGDIVKQLTDYIAIPAKSPTFDPDWAQHGFIDTVMRNAATWVEAQKVEGLTLEIVRLEGRTPVLFFEIPATRAGSTQTVLMYGHLDKQPEFTGWRSDLGPWTPKYENGRLYGRGGADDGYAVYASIAAVQALKSQNIEHPRIVGLIETCEESGSYDLLPYVNALKDRLGEVALVVCLDSGAGNYDQLWLTTSLRGNGGGVLKVEVLTEGVHSGDASGLVPSSFRIMRQVLDRLEDSATGRLLPQSFHCEVPADRLAQARATAAILGDELYKRFPWAHYDCEGSTSFTLPTTTDPVEALLNRTWRPTLSVTGAEGFPSFRDAGNVLRPYSAFKLSLRFPPLIDASAAVQELKKLLEDNAPYQAKVTFEGGGGANGWNAPATQPWFEDALNDASRNFFGAPCGTIGQGGTIPLMSLLSQGFPKAQMMVCGVLGPQSNAHGPNEFLHVPYAKKLTAAVAQVIARVPG from the coding sequence ATGAACGCCCCCCTGCACCGCGAAATTCCCGCCGGCATCCTGAACGCCGCCCAGACGCTGTCCCAGGTCACCACGCAGTGGGACGGCGACATCGTCAAGCAGCTGACCGACTACATCGCGATTCCCGCGAAGTCGCCGACATTCGACCCCGACTGGGCGCAGCACGGCTTTATCGACACCGTCATGCGCAATGCCGCGACATGGGTGGAAGCGCAAAAGGTCGAGGGCTTGACGCTGGAGATCGTCCGGCTTGAAGGCCGCACGCCGGTGCTGTTCTTTGAAATCCCGGCCACGCGCGCCGGCTCGACGCAGACCGTCTTGATGTACGGCCACCTCGACAAGCAGCCCGAGTTCACCGGCTGGCGCAGCGACCTCGGGCCATGGACGCCCAAGTACGAAAACGGCAGGCTCTACGGCCGGGGCGGCGCCGACGACGGCTACGCGGTCTATGCCAGCATCGCCGCCGTGCAGGCGCTGAAAAGCCAGAACATCGAGCATCCGCGTATCGTCGGCCTGATCGAGACGTGCGAGGAAAGCGGCTCGTATGACCTGCTGCCCTACGTCAACGCGCTGAAGGATCGGCTCGGCGAGGTCGCGCTGGTGGTCTGCCTGGACTCGGGCGCGGGCAACTACGACCAGCTCTGGCTGACCACCAGCCTGCGCGGCAACGGCGGCGGCGTGCTCAAGGTCGAGGTGCTGACCGAAGGCGTGCATTCGGGCGACGCCAGCGGCCTGGTGCCGTCGAGCTTTCGCATCATGCGCCAGGTGCTCGACCGGCTCGAAGACAGCGCCACCGGCCGCCTCTTGCCGCAAAGCTTTCATTGCGAAGTGCCCGCCGACCGGCTGGCGCAGGCGCGGGCCACGGCGGCGATTCTGGGCGACGAGCTGTACAAGCGCTTCCCGTGGGCGCATTACGACTGCGAAGGCTCGACCAGTTTCACGCTGCCCACCACCACTGACCCGGTCGAGGCGCTGCTCAACCGCACCTGGCGGCCCACGCTCAGCGTGACCGGCGCGGAGGGTTTTCCGTCGTTCCGCGACGCGGGCAACGTGCTGCGCCCCTACAGCGCCTTCAAGCTGTCACTGCGCTTTCCGCCGCTGATCGACGCCAGCGCGGCGGTGCAGGAACTGAAAAAGCTGCTCGAAGACAACGCGCCCTATCAGGCCAAGGTCACGTTCGAGGGCGGAGGCGGCGCGAACGGCTGGAACGCGCCTGCTACCCAGCCGTGGTTTGAAGACGCGCTGAACGACGCGTCGCGGAACTTCTTCGGCGCGCCCTGCGGCACCATCGGCCAGGGCGGCACGATTCCCTTGATGAGCCTGCTGAGCCAGGGCTTTCCCAAGGCGCAGATGATGGTCTGCGGCGTCCTCGGCCCGCAGAGCAATGCGCACGGGCCGAACGAGTTCTTGCATGTGCCGTATGCCAAGAAGCTGACGGCGGCCGTGGCGCAGGTGATTGCGCGGGTGCCGGGCTGA
- the feaR gene encoding transcriptional regulator FeaR: MKYSVNTPLALVDSPFQDQRVGFDEWLARINKACGAFSATMLGDTFIGALDDYQGSAVRLSVVDAIQTRLYRTQKDVGRSDDQKYFAILQLRGQAAVEQGDQRARLDRGDLTILDAARPCSALLGDQSRQISLILPRQMVERNMHQTRVACAQRLPATSPLGIIAGRLMLAASQQSKKGLGQQESEAILDALITLLKPAIGLADAQDDTHERMFRKACEFIELHLASEDLSPEWIAQSIGVSVRGLYRVFSRQGLVVAQYIKHRRLDLCAEALRHPSGSEKLSSLGYSWGFADSSHFSSAFKTRFGMPPGEYRRRYLHPT, translated from the coding sequence GTGAAATATTCCGTCAACACGCCTCTTGCGTTAGTAGACAGTCCTTTTCAAGACCAGCGCGTAGGATTCGATGAATGGCTTGCGCGCATCAACAAGGCTTGCGGTGCATTCAGCGCCACCATGCTGGGCGATACATTTATCGGCGCGCTTGACGACTACCAGGGTAGCGCCGTGCGGCTAAGTGTTGTGGACGCCATCCAGACCCGCCTGTACCGGACTCAGAAGGATGTGGGCCGCAGCGACGACCAGAAATACTTTGCAATACTCCAGCTGCGCGGGCAAGCCGCAGTCGAGCAAGGCGACCAGCGCGCTCGTCTGGACAGGGGCGATCTCACGATCCTGGACGCCGCCCGTCCCTGTAGCGCGCTGCTGGGTGACCAGTCGCGCCAGATCTCGCTCATCCTTCCTCGGCAAATGGTCGAGCGCAATATGCACCAGACCCGCGTCGCATGTGCGCAGCGGCTCCCGGCTACTTCCCCCTTGGGCATCATTGCCGGCCGACTGATGCTCGCTGCCTCGCAACAATCGAAGAAAGGCCTGGGCCAGCAGGAAAGCGAGGCCATTCTTGACGCGCTGATCACTTTGCTCAAGCCGGCAATTGGCCTGGCCGACGCACAGGACGACACCCATGAGCGCATGTTCCGCAAGGCCTGCGAATTCATCGAGCTCCACCTGGCCAGCGAAGACCTGTCGCCGGAGTGGATCGCCCAGTCCATCGGCGTATCGGTACGGGGCCTGTACCGGGTGTTTTCCCGGCAGGGACTGGTGGTGGCGCAGTACATCAAGCACCGCCGCCTAGACTTGTGCGCCGAGGCTTTGCGCCACCCTTCTGGCAGCGAAAAACTGTCCTCCCTGGGTTACAGCTGGGGCTTTGCCGACTCCAGCCACTTCTCGTCTGCGTTCAAGACACGCTTTGGCATGCCGCCTGGGGAATATCGCAGGCGTTACCTGCACCCTACCTGA
- a CDS encoding TorF family putative porin, giving the protein MKLKTSSTLVLSLLFVGTATMAQTTAPAPDYTLSYNAGVVSDYRIRGLSQTTFKPALQAGVDFAHKSGFYLGAWGSNVNWIKDYVGNAATPAVATKGSLEVDLYAGYKGSITKDLAFDLGVITYQYPGNTASKVTVDANTTEIYGALTYGIVTAKYSQSTGNSVANPNSAGSKYFEVAANIDLGNGFTLIPHAGRQTIPNVTAPQPDAGDYTDYSLTLSKDFGNGLSASLSAIGTNAKDGFYKVGGFDNLGKSTAVVGLKYSF; this is encoded by the coding sequence ATGAAACTGAAAACATCCTCCACACTCGTTTTGAGCCTACTGTTTGTTGGCACCGCCACCATGGCTCAAACCACAGCGCCCGCGCCTGACTACACCTTGTCATACAACGCAGGCGTTGTCAGCGACTACCGTATCCGTGGGCTGTCTCAAACCACTTTCAAGCCAGCCCTTCAGGCCGGTGTTGATTTTGCGCACAAGAGCGGCTTTTACCTCGGTGCCTGGGGCTCGAATGTCAACTGGATCAAGGATTACGTGGGCAATGCAGCCACACCTGCGGTGGCTACCAAAGGCTCACTTGAAGTTGATCTGTACGCCGGCTACAAAGGCTCAATCACCAAAGACCTCGCGTTTGATCTTGGCGTCATCACCTACCAGTATCCCGGCAACACGGCATCGAAAGTCACAGTGGATGCGAACACGACCGAAATCTACGGAGCCCTGACTTACGGCATCGTCACTGCCAAGTACAGCCAAAGCACGGGCAATTCCGTTGCGAACCCGAATAGCGCCGGTAGCAAATATTTTGAAGTCGCCGCCAACATTGATTTGGGCAACGGCTTCACACTCATACCGCACGCAGGTCGTCAGACGATTCCCAATGTGACCGCCCCACAGCCTGACGCCGGTGACTACACCGACTACTCGCTGACCTTGTCCAAAGACTTTGGCAACGGGCTGTCAGCCTCCCTGTCGGCCATTGGCACGAATGCCAAGGATGGCTTTTACAAGGTGGGCGGATTTGATAACTTGGGTAAAAGCACCGCAGTTGTCGGCCTGAAGTACAGTTTTTGA